One Pectobacterium polaris DNA window includes the following coding sequences:
- a CDS encoding M16 family metallopeptidase has translation MQGTKKALFVGGLLLAVVSSGVQAEALQPDPAWQQGKLDNGFTWQLLTTPQRPGDRVELRLVVNAGSLLENAQQVGFAHFLPRLALAPGDKLSAAQLPSMWMRDANSSRVLPPVIVSYDFTSYNLSLPNNRPELLKEALTWLSESAGQIAFDEKSLQAALKVPDQVATFPINPQDPSWRYRLKGSPLLAHDPAQDVKPPLNGEQLQQFYKTWYTPDAMTLYIVGHVDNRSVIEQIGKVFSPLEGKREAPAPLPTLSPLPPQAISLMNNNVQQDTLSLMWDVPWHPIRESQALVRYWLGDMTREAMFWHLQQALEKSSLKSNNLRFDCNVFYTRSQCAIHMDVPNSEGVEPGVTFMARELATLREKGLTQQEFDALIARKTDELSKLFATYARTSTDILMDQRLRSQQNGVVDISPEQYQKLRQTYLSALTLDMLNQELHQQLVQDTTLMLIQQPGEPEANMKALQEAYDRIMTPMTEPVASAGAAASEGAVSDGAKPQETAPAAQ, from the coding sequence ATGCAGGGCACCAAAAAGGCGCTTTTCGTTGGTGGTTTGTTGCTGGCCGTGGTCAGCAGCGGCGTGCAGGCTGAAGCACTACAGCCCGATCCTGCCTGGCAGCAGGGTAAGCTTGATAATGGTTTTACCTGGCAGTTATTAACCACACCACAGCGCCCCGGCGATCGGGTTGAGCTGCGTCTGGTTGTTAATGCTGGGTCGCTGCTGGAAAATGCCCAGCAGGTAGGCTTTGCCCATTTTCTTCCTCGTCTGGCCTTAGCGCCCGGCGATAAGCTGTCCGCCGCCCAGCTACCTTCCATGTGGATGCGAGACGCTAACAGCTCACGCGTCCTGCCTCCAGTCATTGTCTCGTACGACTTCACGTCGTATAACCTGAGCTTGCCGAATAATCGCCCCGAACTGCTGAAAGAAGCGCTGACGTGGCTTTCGGAAAGCGCAGGGCAGATAGCGTTCGACGAAAAAAGCCTACAGGCTGCGTTGAAGGTGCCCGATCAGGTGGCAACCTTTCCGATTAACCCACAGGATCCGAGCTGGCGCTATCGCCTGAAAGGCTCACCCCTGCTGGCGCACGATCCTGCTCAGGACGTCAAACCGCCGTTAAATGGCGAGCAGCTCCAGCAGTTTTATAAAACCTGGTACACGCCAGATGCGATGACGCTCTACATCGTCGGTCATGTGGATAACCGCAGCGTGATCGAGCAAATCGGTAAAGTCTTCTCTCCACTGGAAGGGAAACGTGAAGCGCCAGCGCCGTTGCCGACACTCAGCCCGCTACCACCACAGGCGATCAGCCTGATGAATAACAACGTCCAGCAGGATACGTTGTCGCTGATGTGGGATGTCCCGTGGCACCCGATTCGCGAATCGCAGGCGCTGGTTCGCTACTGGCTGGGCGATATGACGCGGGAAGCGATGTTCTGGCACCTACAGCAGGCGCTGGAGAAGAGCTCACTGAAGAGCAACAATCTCCGCTTCGACTGCAATGTGTTTTATACCCGTTCTCAGTGCGCGATTCATATGGATGTACCGAATAGTGAGGGCGTTGAACCGGGCGTGACGTTTATGGCGCGTGAGCTGGCGACGCTGCGTGAAAAAGGGCTGACACAGCAAGAGTTTGATGCGCTGATTGCGCGCAAGACGGACGAGCTGAGTAAGCTGTTTGCGACCTATGCGCGTACCAGCACGGACATCCTGATGGATCAGCGCCTGCGCTCCCAGCAGAATGGCGTCGTGGATATTTCTCCCGAGCAGTATCAGAAACTGCGCCAGACTTATCTGTCCGCGTTGACGCTCGATATGCTGAATCAGGAACTGCACCAGCAGCTGGTACAGGATACGACGCTGATGCTGATCCAACAGCCCGGTGAGCCGGAAGCGAATATGAAGGCGTTGCAGGAAGCCTACGACCGGATTATGACGCCGATGACCGAGCCGGTTGCCAGCGCTGGGGCTGCGGCATCTGAAGGCGCAGTTTCTGACGGAGCAAAACCGCAGGAAACGGCACCCGCCGCACAGTAA
- the kdgK gene encoding 2-dehydro-3-deoxygluconokinase, protein MTTTNIAVIGECMIELSQKGTDLNRGFGGDTLNTAVYIARQVNADKLGVHYVTALGTDSFSTEMVAAWQKEGVKTDLIQRLDNKLPGLYFIETDDSGERTFYYWRNDAAARYWLDSPEAEKIGQSLAQFDYLYLSGISLAILNAESRQRLLALLRACRANGGKVIFDNNYRPRLWQSKEETQQAYTDILSCTDIAFLTLDDEDMLWGTKPLETVLDRTHGLGVNEVVIKRGADSCIVSERGQALVDVPAIKLPKEKVVDTTAAGDSFSAGYLAVRLNGGSTQEAAQRGHLTASTVIQYRGAIIPLEAMPA, encoded by the coding sequence ATGACAACTACTAACATTGCCGTAATCGGCGAATGCATGATCGAACTGTCGCAGAAAGGCACGGATCTTAACCGTGGATTTGGCGGCGATACGCTGAACACTGCCGTTTACATTGCCCGTCAGGTAAACGCCGATAAGCTGGGCGTACATTACGTGACCGCACTCGGCACCGATAGCTTCAGTACCGAGATGGTGGCTGCCTGGCAGAAAGAAGGGGTGAAAACCGACCTGATTCAGCGACTGGACAACAAGCTGCCCGGTTTATACTTCATTGAAACCGACGATAGCGGCGAGCGTACGTTCTACTATTGGCGTAATGATGCTGCGGCCCGCTACTGGCTGGACAGCCCGGAAGCAGAAAAAATCGGTCAGTCGCTGGCACAATTTGATTATCTCTACCTGAGCGGCATCAGTCTGGCGATTCTGAACGCCGAAAGCCGTCAGCGTCTTCTCGCCCTGCTGCGCGCCTGCCGCGCCAACGGCGGTAAAGTGATTTTTGATAACAACTACCGTCCACGTCTGTGGCAGAGCAAGGAAGAAACGCAGCAGGCCTACACCGACATCCTGTCCTGTACTGATATCGCTTTCCTGACACTGGATGACGAAGACATGCTGTGGGGCACGAAGCCGCTGGAAACGGTGCTGGATCGGACGCACGGTTTGGGCGTTAACGAAGTGGTCATCAAACGCGGTGCCGATTCCTGCATCGTGTCTGAACGCGGACAAGCGCTGGTTGATGTTCCCGCGATCAAATTGCCAAAAGAGAAAGTGGTCGATACCACCGCCGCAGGCGACTCTTTCAGCGCAGGTTATCTGGCAGTACGTCTGAACGGCGGCAGCACGCAGGAAGCTGCACAGCGCGGCCACCTGACGGCCAGCACGGTCATTCAATACCGTGGCGCGATTATCCCGCTAGAGGCAATGCCTGCGTAA
- the yhjD gene encoding inner membrane protein YhjD, whose protein sequence is MPVPADPDRQSTSSTPEGDKSPQKRLSFLGKSKRLVARIQAIPSVAHLIRAGERFNDRMGNQFGAAITYFSFLSLIPILMVSFAAVGFVLASNPDLLTGLINRIVNSISDPNLANTLKSTVNTAVQQRTTVGLTGLLIALYSGISWMGNLREAIRAQSRDVWERNPKDEEKIYFQYTRDFLSLTGLVIALIITLFLTSVAGTAQNMIVTALGLDGIEWLRPALTLIALSISIFANYLLFLWIFFVLPRHKPKRKALFRGTLIAAVGFEVIKFAMTVALPKLASSPSGAAFGSVIGLMAFFYFFARLTLFCAAWIATANYKGDTSTDKNEQEKEPPSDR, encoded by the coding sequence ATGCCTGTACCGGCAGACCCGGATCGCCAGTCAACATCGTCAACCCCTGAAGGGGATAAATCACCACAGAAACGCCTCTCGTTTCTGGGCAAGAGCAAGCGTCTGGTCGCACGTATTCAGGCGATCCCCAGCGTGGCGCATCTGATTCGCGCGGGCGAACGCTTCAACGATCGGATGGGCAACCAGTTTGGCGCGGCCATTACCTATTTTTCCTTTCTGTCGCTGATCCCGATTCTCATGGTGTCTTTTGCCGCCGTGGGTTTCGTGTTGGCCTCCAACCCTGACCTGCTGACGGGGCTGATTAACCGTATCGTCAACAGCATCAGCGATCCTAATCTGGCCAATACGCTGAAAAGTACCGTTAACACCGCGGTGCAGCAGCGTACCACCGTGGGTCTTACCGGTTTGCTGATCGCACTTTATTCCGGCATCAGTTGGATGGGAAACCTGCGTGAGGCGATTCGCGCCCAGTCGCGCGACGTGTGGGAACGGAACCCGAAAGATGAAGAGAAGATTTACTTTCAGTACACGCGGGATTTCCTGTCGCTGACCGGTCTGGTCATTGCGCTCATTATTACGCTTTTCCTGACCTCCGTTGCTGGCACCGCGCAGAACATGATTGTGACCGCATTGGGGCTAGATGGCATCGAGTGGCTGCGCCCCGCGTTGACGCTGATTGCCCTATCAATCTCCATCTTCGCCAACTATCTGTTATTCCTGTGGATATTTTTCGTTTTACCGCGCCACAAACCCAAACGCAAAGCGCTCTTTCGCGGCACGCTGATCGCCGCCGTGGGCTTTGAAGTCATCAAATTCGCGATGACCGTCGCGCTGCCTAAACTGGCCAGCTCGCCTTCCGGTGCCGCGTTCGGTTCGGTCATTGGCCTGATGGCGTTCTTCTATTTCTTCGCGCGTTTGACGCTCTTCTGCGCCGCCTGGATCGCAACAGCGAACTACAAAGGCGACACCTCGACGGATAAGAATGAGCAGGAGAAAGAACCGCCCTCCGATCGCTAA
- a CDS encoding MFS transporter — protein MPTPSPSEPALSGLRLNLRIVSIVAFNFASYLNIGLPLAVLPGYVHDHLGYSAFWAGLVISLQYFSTLVSRPHAGRSADEKGPKKIVVWGLAGVMLSGVFYLMAAFSDASPAITLLLLCLGRVVLGTGQSFAGTGATLWGVGVVGSRHIGRVISWNGIATYGAMAIGAPLGVWLNHIGGLKLLSVCIILIAAVAIVLALPRPAVQVAPGKKIPFREVLGKVWVYGIILAIASAGFGVIATFITLFYADRNWEGAALTLTIFSVAFVGARLVFPNSIQRFGGLRVAIACFVVEIVGLLLVWGATQPLMAEVGAFLAGAGFSLVFPALGVVAVKAVSPQNQGSALATYTIFLDLSLGIVGPVAGVLMAYTGIASIYLAAALLGLCGLALTWRLTQRTAIE, from the coding sequence ATGCCAACACCTTCCCCATCCGAACCGGCGCTGAGCGGTCTGCGCCTTAATCTGCGCATCGTTTCGATTGTGGCGTTCAACTTCGCCAGCTATCTGAATATCGGCCTGCCGTTGGCGGTGCTGCCGGGATATGTGCACGATCATCTCGGCTACAGCGCATTCTGGGCTGGGCTGGTGATCAGCCTGCAATACTTCTCCACGCTCGTGAGCCGCCCGCATGCGGGCCGCAGCGCCGACGAAAAAGGACCGAAGAAAATCGTCGTCTGGGGGCTGGCTGGCGTCATGCTGAGCGGGGTGTTTTATCTGATGGCGGCCTTTAGCGACGCCTCGCCTGCCATCACGCTGCTGCTGTTGTGTCTCGGGCGTGTGGTGCTGGGTACCGGACAGAGCTTTGCCGGTACAGGTGCGACGCTCTGGGGCGTCGGCGTGGTCGGTTCCCGACACATCGGACGCGTGATTTCATGGAATGGCATTGCCACCTATGGCGCGATGGCGATTGGCGCACCGCTCGGCGTCTGGCTCAACCATATCGGTGGGCTAAAACTGCTTTCCGTATGCATTATCCTGATTGCGGCGGTGGCGATTGTTCTCGCGCTGCCGCGCCCCGCGGTGCAGGTCGCGCCGGGGAAAAAGATTCCCTTCCGCGAAGTACTGGGGAAAGTCTGGGTTTACGGCATCATTTTGGCGATTGCCTCTGCGGGTTTTGGTGTGATCGCCACCTTCATCACGCTGTTTTATGCGGATCGGAACTGGGAAGGTGCGGCGCTGACGCTAACTATTTTCAGCGTTGCCTTTGTCGGCGCACGGCTGGTGTTTCCTAACAGTATTCAGCGGTTTGGCGGACTGCGCGTGGCAATAGCGTGCTTCGTGGTTGAAATCGTCGGGTTATTGCTGGTCTGGGGGGCGACGCAGCCGCTGATGGCGGAAGTCGGTGCGTTCCTCGCGGGGGCGGGGTTCTCTCTGGTGTTCCCGGCATTAGGCGTCGTCGCTGTTAAGGCGGTATCACCGCAGAATCAGGGCAGTGCGCTGGCAACCTATACGATATTTCTCGATTTATCGCTGGGCATTGTCGGGCCAGTGGCGGGTGTGCTGATGGCCTATACCGGTATCGCCTCTATTTATCTGGCGGCGGCGCTGCTGGGGCTATGCGGCTTAGCGCTGACGTGGCGACTGACCCAGCGCACAGCCATCGAATAA
- a CDS encoding DcrB family lipoprotein, translated as MSNVIKYLGVGLLVGLLAACDGKTDDAAKSGAQDKPAAEAAASQNIELMGGKIAFTLPADMRDQSGKVGTQANNMHVYANDNGQKAVIVILGDNTTEELTVLTQRLEDQQRTRDANLQVVTNKTIDVDGKKLQQLDSIITSSGQQAYSSVVLGKVENQLLTLQITLPANNQQQAQSEAEGIIHTLKLK; from the coding sequence ATGTCGAATGTAATCAAATACCTCGGTGTCGGCTTGCTTGTCGGCCTGCTTGCTGCCTGTGATGGCAAAACGGATGACGCTGCAAAATCGGGCGCACAAGATAAACCTGCCGCAGAAGCTGCTGCGAGCCAGAACATTGAATTAATGGGTGGCAAGATTGCGTTTACCCTGCCAGCCGATATGCGTGATCAAAGCGGTAAAGTCGGTACGCAGGCGAACAATATGCACGTTTACGCCAATGACAATGGACAGAAAGCGGTCATCGTGATTCTGGGCGACAACACTACGGAAGAGTTAACCGTGCTGACACAGCGTCTGGAAGATCAACAGCGCACGCGTGACGCCAACCTCCAGGTCGTCACCAACAAGACCATCGACGTTGACGGCAAGAAACTGCAACAGCTCGACAGCATTATCACTAGCAGCGGACAGCAGGCTTATTCCTCTGTCGTGCTGGGCAAAGTGGAAAACCAGCTGCTGACCTTGCAGATCACGCTGCCAGCCAACAATCAGCAACAGGCACAGAGCGAAGCAGAAGGCATCATCCACACTCTGAAGCTGAAGTAA
- a CDS encoding 7-cyano-7-deazaguanine/7-aminomethyl-7-deazaguanine transporter — translation MYRFTPQQRLTALIWLSLFHVLIITSSNYLVQLPVLIFGFHTTWGAFTFPFIFLATDLTVRVFGAPLARRIILTVMVPALVISYLVSCLFYQGSWQSFEALSQINIVVARIACASFMAYVLGQILDVHVFNRLRQKRAWWVAPAVSTVFGNFSDTLAFFFIAFYRSTDAFMAANWVEIAMVDYAFKLLISLAFFLPMYGVMLNMVLKRLSEQKGTPDYHSVSSHH, via the coding sequence ATGTATCGTTTTACTCCCCAGCAGCGGCTTACGGCGCTGATCTGGCTATCGTTGTTCCATGTCCTGATCATTACGTCGAGTAATTATCTGGTCCAGCTTCCGGTATTGATTTTCGGTTTTCATACCACCTGGGGCGCGTTTACCTTTCCGTTTATTTTTCTGGCAACTGACCTGACGGTACGGGTTTTCGGTGCGCCGCTGGCGCGTCGTATTATTCTGACCGTGATGGTGCCTGCGCTGGTGATTTCCTATCTGGTGTCATGCCTGTTTTATCAGGGATCGTGGCAGTCGTTCGAGGCATTAAGTCAGATAAATATCGTCGTGGCGCGTATCGCCTGCGCCAGCTTCATGGCTTATGTTCTTGGTCAGATTCTGGATGTTCACGTCTTCAACCGCCTGCGCCAGAAACGCGCGTGGTGGGTCGCGCCGGCTGTGTCGACCGTGTTTGGTAATTTCAGCGATACGCTGGCCTTTTTCTTCATCGCGTTTTACCGCAGCACCGATGCCTTCATGGCGGCAAACTGGGTTGAAATCGCGATGGTGGATTATGCCTTCAAGCTGTTGATCAGCCTGGCATTTTTCCTGCCGATGTACGGCGTCATGCTGAACATGGTGCTCAAACGTCTGAGCGAGCAGAAAGGCACACCCGACTATCACTCCGTCAGCAGCCACCATTAA
- the tusA gene encoding sulfurtransferase TusA, which produces MTDPFTNPDKTLDAQGLRCPEPVMMVRKTVRQMETGQTLLIIADDPATTRDIPGFCVFMEHELLAQETEQLPYRYLLRKGQ; this is translated from the coding sequence ATGACCGATCCCTTTACCAACCCGGATAAAACCCTTGATGCACAGGGACTGCGCTGCCCTGAGCCTGTAATGATGGTGCGTAAGACCGTACGCCAGATGGAAACCGGGCAAACGCTGCTGATTATTGCCGATGATCCGGCCACCACCCGCGATATTCCCGGTTTTTGCGTGTTCATGGAGCATGAGCTTCTGGCGCAGGAGACCGAACAGCTTCCCTATCGGTATCTGCTGCGCAAAGGCCAATAG
- a CDS encoding zinc/cadmium/mercury/lead-transporting ATPase has product MHSHQHNHSSEKSACCNNSVHHAPRSAKSCCNEHTQHSNHADHSCCSTKHTSDAVVQSACGTDQSSSDSGGSADSDDPDGGDSDRPRSHQRFSWKISGMDCPSCARKIENAVKNLTGIEQAKVLFATEKLVVDANTDIRLQVQHAVQQAGFTLQDTALPLAPPDTSTVRRFVHEYGFLILFTLLAAASWGLSLLSERGGQIAFIATTIIGLIPILKKTVQLIRTGTPFAIETLMSVASIGALLIGATTEATVILLLFMLGEHLESYAANRARRGVTALMALLPEDATVVGNGQRRLVPVASLVPGDVIEVAPGGRLPADAELLNSDASFDESALTGESVPVERTPGEKIAAGSLCVDRVVQLRVVSQPGNSAIDRILQLIEEAEERRAPIERFLDKFSRYYTPAIMLLSLLVILVPPLLLAQPWQEWIYRGLTLLLIGCPCALVISTPAAITSGLAAATRRGALIKGGAALESLGSIKTIAFDKTGTLTEGKPQVTDVLPAAGVSATALLTRTAAVESGSHHPLAKAIVQHARSSSTFLPMAENRKALAGVGVEGTIGGKRIQVSAPTRVAPDLLDADWLQRVETLENEGKTVVVVQEDDNLLGVLALSDTLRHDAREALDALQQLGIRGVMLTGDNPRAAAAIAATLGIDYRASLLPADKVTAVSELSQQHPVAMVGDGINDAPAMKAATIGIAMGSGTDVALETADAALTHSRLTGLAAMISLSRATQRNIRQNITIALGLKAVFLVTSILGITGLWLAVLADSGATALVTANALRLLRKQD; this is encoded by the coding sequence ATGCACTCTCATCAACATAACCACAGCTCTGAGAAATCAGCCTGCTGCAATAACAGCGTTCACCACGCGCCACGCAGCGCCAAAAGCTGCTGCAACGAGCACACGCAGCATTCAAACCACGCCGACCACAGCTGCTGTTCAACCAAACACACGTCTGACGCCGTAGTGCAGAGCGCGTGTGGCACAGATCAGTCGTCGTCAGACAGCGGCGGTAGCGCGGATTCAGACGACCCCGACGGCGGAGACAGCGACAGGCCCCGATCCCACCAGCGTTTCAGTTGGAAAATCAGCGGGATGGATTGTCCCAGCTGCGCACGAAAAATCGAAAATGCAGTAAAAAATCTCACCGGAATTGAACAAGCCAAAGTGCTGTTCGCCACCGAAAAATTGGTTGTTGATGCCAACACCGATATTCGACTTCAGGTTCAACATGCTGTTCAGCAAGCGGGTTTCACCTTGCAGGACACTGCACTCCCCCTCGCCCCACCCGACACGTCAACCGTACGTCGTTTCGTACATGAATATGGTTTCTTAATACTTTTTACTCTGCTGGCTGCTGCAAGCTGGGGACTTTCCCTGCTAAGCGAGCGCGGCGGGCAGATCGCGTTTATCGCGACCACCATCATCGGGCTGATTCCGATACTGAAGAAAACGGTGCAGCTCATTCGCACGGGTACGCCCTTCGCGATTGAAACGCTGATGAGCGTCGCTTCCATTGGGGCGCTCTTGATTGGCGCCACCACCGAAGCCACCGTCATCCTGCTGCTGTTTATGCTGGGCGAACATCTGGAATCTTACGCGGCAAACCGCGCACGACGGGGCGTAACGGCGCTGATGGCGCTGCTTCCCGAAGATGCCACGGTCGTCGGCAACGGGCAGCGACGCCTCGTTCCCGTTGCCAGTTTGGTTCCCGGTGACGTGATTGAAGTCGCGCCTGGTGGACGACTCCCCGCCGATGCGGAACTCTTGAACAGCGACGCCAGCTTTGATGAAAGCGCGCTGACCGGTGAATCGGTTCCCGTTGAGCGTACGCCGGGTGAGAAAATTGCCGCAGGCAGCCTGTGCGTCGATCGAGTCGTGCAGCTGCGCGTGGTGTCACAGCCGGGCAACAGCGCTATCGACCGCATTCTGCAACTGATAGAAGAAGCGGAAGAGCGCCGTGCGCCGATAGAACGCTTCCTCGATAAGTTCAGCCGTTACTACACGCCAGCCATCATGCTGCTGTCGCTGCTGGTGATTCTGGTACCGCCGTTGCTGCTGGCGCAGCCGTGGCAAGAGTGGATTTATCGCGGCCTGACGCTGCTGTTAATTGGCTGTCCGTGTGCGCTGGTGATCTCAACGCCTGCGGCGATTACGTCCGGGCTAGCCGCCGCAACGCGTCGTGGGGCGCTGATTAAAGGCGGTGCAGCGCTGGAATCGCTGGGCAGCATCAAGACTATCGCGTTTGATAAAACGGGCACGCTGACGGAAGGCAAGCCGCAGGTGACGGACGTATTGCCCGCCGCGGGTGTTAGCGCTACGGCACTGCTGACGCGCACTGCTGCGGTGGAATCCGGTTCGCACCATCCGCTTGCCAAAGCGATCGTCCAGCATGCGCGATCCAGCAGCACGTTCCTGCCAATGGCGGAAAACCGCAAAGCGCTGGCGGGAGTCGGCGTGGAAGGCACGATAGGCGGCAAGCGGATTCAGGTCAGCGCGCCAACTCGTGTCGCGCCCGATCTGCTTGATGCCGACTGGTTGCAACGGGTTGAGACGCTGGAAAACGAAGGGAAAACCGTCGTGGTGGTGCAAGAGGACGATAACCTGCTCGGCGTGCTGGCGTTGAGCGATACGCTACGCCACGATGCACGTGAAGCGCTGGATGCGTTGCAGCAGTTGGGGATTCGTGGCGTCATGCTCACGGGCGATAACCCCCGCGCGGCGGCAGCGATTGCAGCAACATTAGGGATCGATTACCGCGCCAGCCTGCTCCCTGCCGATAAGGTCACGGCGGTCAGCGAATTGAGTCAGCAGCATCCCGTGGCGATGGTCGGCGACGGTATCAACGACGCACCGGCGATGAAGGCTGCAACCATCGGGATTGCGATGGGAAGCGGTACGGATGTGGCGCTGGAGACGGCTGATGCAGCCTTAACGCACAGCCGCCTGACCGGGCTGGCGGCGATGATTAGCCTGTCGCGGGCGACGCAGCGCAATATTCGCCAGAACATTACCATCGCACTGGGGCTGAAAGCCGTCTTTCTGGTCACCAGCATTCTGGGCATTACCGGACTGTGGCTGGCCGTGCTGGCGGATTCCGGCGCCACCGCGCTGGTCACCGCCAACGCGCTGCGGCTATTGAGAAAACAGGACTGA